ACTCATCAGCACCACCCTCGGCGGCACTTCGGTCCTCACCGGCAGCGCCACCGCGTCGTGGACACAGGTCACCGTGTCGCTCGCCGCAGTCCCGGTGAACACCGCGTCGTGCACGGTTGGCGTCCGTACCGCCGCCACCTCGCCGGGCTCCACCGTCAATGTCCAGGTCGACGCCTGGCAGCTGGAGCAGGCCGCCGCGCCGACCAGCTGGGTCGAACCCGGCACCTGGTACCCGATGTGGGCCGGCTTCGTGGACCGCTACCCCCAGTCGTGGGCCCTGTCCGGCACGTACGGCACCGTCCTGCCGAACGGGTACGACGCTTTCAGCCTCCTCTCCCAGCGGCAGCTTCGCGACCCGCTGACAGAGGAGATCTACTCCCGCAGCCCTCGATTCGTCTACACCCTCGGCGACCCCCAAGACAGCAGCCTCTTCGCGGACGCGGCCGGCAACTGCGCGGCTGCCGTCGTATCCGTGTCGAAGTCCGGGGCGGGCACCCTCACCGCCGGGAACCAGGTCGCCGCCACCGACCCCGTCAACGGGATCTTCACCGGTGCGAGCAGCACCGTTGTCAGCGTCGCCAACCCCAACCCGGGCACCGTGACCACCAGCGCAGCGACGTACATCTCCCTCGGCGCCGCCGGGATCGCCGGGCCCACCAGCACCGCCTGGACCCGCATGATCGCCTTCCGGAACACCGCTGGCGCGCCACCCGCGGCGTTCACCGCACTCTGGTCGGGGTTCGGCGCCCACTACGTGCCGAGCCCCACCTCCTCCGGCACCTCCATACAGGTCATCCTCGACAGCTTCGGCGCGGTGCGCGTCAACGTCCAGGACTCCTCCGGTAACGGCGGCATCTTCACCTCCACCAGCACGACCCTCAGCGACGGCAACTGGCATCTGGTGATCTTCGGCCAGAGCTCGACCGCGTCCACCCTGTTCCTCAACGTCGACGGCGTCGACCAGCGATCTACGTCTTTCTTCGCCAACCTTCCCAGCCCCCTCCTCAACGACAATCTGGGCGCGTGGCTCGACCCGCAACTCGGCGACGCCACCATCTACAACCTCCAGGGCGACATCGCGTTCGCCACCGAATGGCCGAGCCTGCTCTCCGCCGCCGACTGCACGGCCGTGTACTCGGCGTGGCGCTCGGCGTTCGCAGGGGAGTCCACCAGTGCCCGCTACCAGCGGATCCTCGGCTGGGCCGGGTACACCGGCCCGACCAGCATCCAGGCCGGGCAGACGACGTCCATGGGGTCTGCGGCGAACGTCGGCGGGCAGGACGCCCTGACGGCACTCCAGGCGGTCGTGGACACAGAGAACGGCGCCCACTACGTCGACCGGGCCGGAGTCATCACCTTCAAGTCCCGCGGGACCCGCTACAACGCCCTGACACCGGTCTACACGTTCGGGGAGAACACCGCGGGCGGGGAGATCCCGTACGAGGGCCTGGCCCTGGACTGGGACGGCACCCACATCGCCAACCAGGTCACGGTCACCCAGCAGAGCACGGGGCAAGCCTTCTCCGCCCAGGACATCGCGTCGGTCACGCGGTCGTTCCCGCGGAAGCTGTCTCGCACCATCAACACCAGCTCCGCGCAGGAATGCCAGGACGCCGCGAACTACTTGATCTCCCGGTACAAGGCGCCCGCCATGCGGGTCGCCAGCCTCACCCTGCACCCCAGCGCCAACCCGACCCTGCTGTGGCCCGTCTGCCTGGCCCTGGAACTCGGCACCCGCATCCGGGTCGTGCGCCGGCCACCCGCCCCGGCGAGCAGCATCACCCTCGACTGCTTCGTCGAGTCCCTCGCCTGGACCCTGTCCGACGACAACGAGGCCGTCCTCAACATCCAGTGCTCACCGGTCGATCTCACCCCGTACGGGCTGTTCGCGTCGTTCCGCACCACGCTCAACGGCAGTCCCGCGTCTGGTGTCACCACGCTCACCATCAACACGGGCAGCGACAACACCAACCCGGCCGCCGCCCAGATCGGCGTCAACCAGCAACTGATCATCGGCTTGGGCACCGCCAACGTCGAGACCGTCACCGTCAAATCGGTGTCCTCCACGACCGCCGGGTGGACCACGGCCGTCCTCACCCTCACCACGGCGACCACCAAGTCGCACACCAACGGCGACGTCATCTGCGAACCGTTGCCCGCCGGTGTCACCGACCCGACGACCTGGAACAACTCCGCCAAGTTCGACTCCGTCGACTTCGCCTACTAGGAGCCGAGCATGGTGAACCTCCCGGTCCCCACCTGGGCCAGCAACATCCCCGGCAACCTGCTCACCTCCGCGATGTGGAACTCCAACATCTACAACAACGGGACGTTCCTCACCAACCCGCCCATCGTGCAAATCACCCAGTCCTCGGCGCAGGCCCTCGCCCACGCCACCCTGACCGCCATCGGCTTCGACACCACCCTCTTCGACACGTACGGCGGCCACAGCAATGTGACGAACAACCCCCGCTACACGCCGACGGCGCCGGGCCTGTACCTGGTCCTCGCCGCAGTGAGCTTCGCGTCCAACACCACGGGCGGACGCGACGTGGAGATCCGCAAGAACGCCGTGACCGTCAACGTCGGACAAGGAGCAGGCCAAGGATCCGCCGGTGCCATCAACACGACCATCGACGCGTGGGCGTTCATCCAGTGCAACGGCACCACTGACTACATCGACGTCGTCGCCTACCAGTCCTCCGGGGTGTCCCTCAACACCGTGCCGTCCCAGACCGGCATGGGCTGCCTCTTCATCCACGCCTAGGAGAGCCACACCGTGACCGACCGAACATGCTGGCTTACCGGTTGCCTCGGCGCACCGGCCGTCCAATGGAGCCGGCGACCGTCCGAAGCCGAACTCGCCAACATCGTCGCCGCCGAGCAGGTCCGCCGCGATGAGATCATCGCCGCCGCCGACCCTGAGCAGCCGGCCCCCCAGTTCGATCCGCTCCCCACCGCGGCAGACATCCACGTCGCCGTCCACGCCTGCTCCGAGCACCCCATCAGCATGGACCTCGCGACACTCACGCACGCGGCGACCTGCACCACCCCGCTGCTGGGGAAGCTGCCCTCCTGCGGGTGCACGCCGGAGAACGCGGCGCCGCCCACTCCCCCGCCCGCCACGGTGACGCTGCCCACCGGCTGGGTCATCGCATCCCCGGAGGAACCGGCACCATGAACCGTCCCTTCGGCAGGCATGTCGAGCACGACCCGCGCTCTCTGCGGCACGCACACGGTGTCCTCCCGAAGTCGGCGCTGCGGAGCGTCAACTGGGAGCGCCGGGCGCCGATTCTGGACCAGGGGGAGATCGGCTCCTGCACCGGCAATGCCGCTACCGGCCTGCTCGCCACGGACAGCGCGGGCCGGCAGGCGACCACCAGTGTCACCATCGGCGCGGCTGGCGCCGCCGCCTCCCGCGGCCTCTTCGCGGCGGGAGAGCACACCCTCAACGAGGCGTTCGCCGTGCACCTGTACTCCCTCGCCACCGTGCTGGACGACATCCCCGGCAGCTACCCGCCTACCGACACCGGCTCCTCCGGCCTCGGCGCCGCCAAGGCCCTCAAGACCCTCGGTCTCGCCACCGGCTACACCCACGCCTTCTCCATCGCGGCCGTCGCCTCGGCCCTGCAGGCCGGCCCGGTGCTGCTCGGCATCCCCTGGCTGCAGTCAATGTTCGAGCCGGCGGCGGACGGCCGGATCGTCGTCTACAAGACCTCGAAGGTCGCCGGCGGCCACGAGCTGGAGATTACTGGCTGGGACGCGGGCACCGACCGGTACTGGCTCACGAACTCGTGGGGCGACAGCTGGGGGCAGAGCGGCCGGGGCTACCTGGCGGCCGCGGATCTCGCATGGCTCCTCTCTCAGCAGGGTGACGTCACCGTGCCGGTGCTCAGTACGGCGCCCGTACCGGTACCCGCCCCCACGCCGGCCGATCCGGACGCCGCCCTCGCGGCTGCCGCGCGGCAGTGGCTGTCCGACAAGCACCTCTAGGAGGCACCTCATGGCCTGGTACCCCGGCGCTGAGCGCATGGAGCTTCAACCCGAGTCCGACGCGCAGCCGGCGATCATCCCGACCCAGTTGCTCATGCACAGCATCGCTGCGCCGTGGACGCCGCAGCGGATCTTCGAGTACTGGCGGGACTCGACGAACCTGGAGAGCCACTTCGGCCTCGGGTTCGACGGCGCGATGGGGCAGTACGTCGGCACGCAGACCCGCGCGGACGCCAACATGTACGCCAACCGCCGGCCGGACGGCACCGGCGCGATCTCCTGCGAGTCCGCGTCGAACCTGCAGCACACCGACCCGTGGACCCCGGAGCAGGTCGAGGCGCTGATCCGGCTCGGCGTCTGGGTCCACCAGCAGCACGGCATCCCGCTGCGGATCTGCCGGACCTGGGACGACCCCGGATACGGCGTCCACCGCATGTTCCCGCAGTGGTCGGACGGCGGCACGGCCTGCCCGGGCGACCTCCGCACCGCGCAGTTCCACGACGTCGTGTTCCCGGGCATCGTCGCCCGGGCGTCTGGTGCCCCGCCGCAGCCGAACGTCCCGCCGGTTCAGCCGACCACTCCCACCCCTGCGCCCCGCCGCCGGCGGCCGCGCGCCTACCTCGCGATCGGAGCCTGACCATGAGCACCCCCACTACCCCGCCGCCTGCACCGACCTTCACCAAGCCGGCCGGTGTGATCCTCGTCAAGGGCCAGCCTGACCAGGCCGGCGGCAACGCCGTCTTCGGCATCTGGCCGACCGGCTTCATCCGGCAGATCACCGGCGCCGAGTGGAACCTCTGGGGCCGCCCCGAGTTCGACTACACCATCCCCCCGGGCGACGACGCCCAGTACAACCAGCTCGCCGCCTACGACCGCGCCCTGCGCGCCTGAGAAGGGAACCACGTCATGCCCAAGATCTTCGGCAGAGAGCCCGCCCTGCTCCTCGCGCTGGTCGCCGCCGTCGTCAACGGCCTGCCGGGCCTCGGCGTCGACCTGACCAGCGGCGAGCAGGCCGCACTCAACACGGCCGCTGCGACGGTCGTCGCCATCGCCATCGCGGTCATCGTCCACGACGGGCTGGGCGCGGCGATCCTCGGCCTGATCCAGGCCCTCGGCTCGCTGGTGATCGGCTTCGGCTTCCACTGGAACACCGAGCAGCAGGCCGCGGTCATGCTGATCGCCACGGCTGCCGTCGCGGTCTGGACCCGTACCCAGGTGACGGCGCCAGTGCCGGCCAAGGCCCCGCTCCCGCCCCTGACCGCGGTGTCCGGCGACGCCTACGGTGGATGAGCTGGCAGGCCTCGGCATGATCCAAGGCGGGGCGGTCGGGGTCGTCACCCTGATAGTCCTGCTCATCCTCACCGGCCGTCTGGTGCCGCGCCGGACGTACGAGGACATGCGCGAGGAACGGGACACCTGGCGGGCCGCCCACCAGGTGTCCGAGGAGGCCCGGCACGTGGCCCAGGATCAGAACGGCGAGCTGCTCGAGGTCGCGCGGGTCGCGGTCCCCCTGCTGAGGGCGCTGCCGAACCCTCAGCCCCCGGCCGAGGGGGTGCAGCATGCTCCGGTGGATCAGGGCCTGGCGTCGCAGGCGTAGGGGCGAGCCGACACGGGGGCAGCAGGCCGCTTCCAGCGCACTGCATCTCGCGGAGTGCGCGCGGGATGCGGCGCACGAGCAGGCTCCGTTGGTGTCGGAGGCGGCCCGGGTGCTGAGGGAGGCCCGGCGCGAGAACCACTTCGCGGAGCGCATCCGGCTCACGCTGGAGGGAGGCCGTTGATGGACGCGGCTCAGATTTCGAACGTCGCCGGCTCGGCCCTGATCGCGGCGACCGCGACCGTGGCGGCGACGGTGTACCACGTGAAGGCCCGCTGGTGGCAGTCCGCATGGGGCCGGAACGTCATGTGCTTCACCGTGGCGGTCGGACTGCTCGGCCTGTACACCGTGGTGGTCACCCTGGTGTGGCCATCCGGGCCGGTGACGTCCGTCCTGCGGGTGGCCCGGGCCATCCTGCTCGTGGCGCTGGCCGGTCTGATGGTGCAGCGCACTCGGCTGGTCATCGCCGCTCAGCGGAAGGACCCTGGGCCCCCGCCCGGATGAGCAGGCAACAGCACGCCCCCGTCTGGCCTTCGGGCCGGGCGGGGGCGTTCTTGCCATGCCCAGGGCAGGCGAAACCAGCTCTCACCTGCATCTTCGCGTATCCCTCGTCGGTGGCTAGAGTGGTCCATCTCACACGGCCGCCCCGGCGCCCGAATGGTTACATCTCGGCACGCGGCTGCTATGAAGGCCCAAGAGGGGGGTACAGTCATAACTGAACTAGAGCGTGACGACTGCCCGGACTGTGGACGCATCTACTACGAGCAGGGGGTCCATCACATGATCGAAGCCGCCAGGTGTCGGGACGGCTGCCTGGCAGATCAGTGGCTGGCCAAGCTCGAAGGCTCCCGCAAGCGGCAGGACCGTGAGGCTCTCGCGGTCATCATCATGGTGTTCGAGGACTACGCCCACCGCGACTCCCTCGACTTTCCGCGAGAGATTAACGACTTGCGCGACGGGATCCGGGAGATCAAGGCCGGGAGTCACCGGTTCCCCTTCTTCCACCCCCGGGACGGCTCCACGTTCGCATCCCGCCTCACGCACGGATTCCCCAAGCGGCAGCGGTTCACCGAGCGGCAGAACATCGACAAGGCCATCTGGGTCCGAAGGGAGGACCTCGCATCATGAGCACTCTCTACGAGCGGTTCGCGCGTACGGACGACGGCCCCCGCTTCCTTGCCGTCGCCCGGTTGAAGCGGGAAGTATTGCGTGCACTCAATGTTGCCCTCCGCGAGTCCGGGGTAAGTCAGAACGAGCTGGCCGCCCGCCTGAAGATCCGCAAGTCCGGCGTGAGCCAAGCCTTGCGCGGCGACGGGAACCTACAGGTCAAGACCGTTGCGGAATACCTCGAAGCCCTGGGCTTCGAGCTGGACGTGCGTCTCGTTCGGGCAGGTGAACCGCGCCGGGCATTGACCGAGGGTCGTGACGTCGTGCCAGCATTTCCTCGCGTTCCGGCGAAGGCTGCACCCAGCGATGTGCGAACTGACATCGCGGTGATCCCTGGCAGCACTGATCTGCTGGTCAATGTGACTACTTGGCGTGACGTGGGTGACCGCGGGACCATGCACTTCCGCGGAACCGCCCATTCGGTGCGTCGGCCTGCCACCTTCACTCCGATGGACGGCTCAGTCAAGATCAAGCCGATTGCGAGCCAATCATAATGCTGAGGACCTTTGAGGGTGGCTCTGCGGGGCTGAAGGACTTCCTTGGGAGGGTGAATCTTCGGGTCGTTGAGACGCACGAGCTTGCGGCCAAGCGGATTACAGCGGATCAGCCTGGCCAGTTCCGGGTGTCGATCGAGCCAGGCCTCTCTCTGGCCGACGGCTGCGTCAACTACAAGGTGGCCCTGACCTGCGACATTCTCACGGCTGAGGATGTTTTGGTGGCTCAACTCAACGCGATTGTGGTTGGCCAGTACGGTATCGAGCAGGGCCAGGAAATCCCCGAGAGCGTTTTCCACGAGTTCGGCCCCATCGCTCTGCAGGAGATCTATGTCTACGCGCGCCAGCAGGTATATGACCTCGCGCTGCGTATCGGTTTGACCGGCTTCGTGCTCAACGACATCGGCCAAGAGCTCGCAGCCATCGCAGCGACCTAGCCCTGGAGACCGACCGCCCCGCCCCCTCCGGGAGGGCGGGGCTTCGCCGTGCTGTCGGGCGCCGCCTGGCGCATGATGCGTCCATGAGCCACCCCCGCGCCCGCGTGACCTTGCCCGACGGCCAAGAGCTGGGCGTCCTGGTGCTGGCCCGGGAGCGGGCCGAGGACGGCGTCTGGTGGTACTCCCTGCGGCTGGTCCTCCCGGGCGGCCGCGAGGTGGATTTCCGGGCGTCGCCGCCGGCAGTCCAGCCGATCCCCGGCGAGGACTACAGCACCCTGCCGGGCCCGGCGGCGACCTCCTCCGCGTGGCTGCTGACGGAGATGCGGCGGGCCAGGGAGCCGGTGCGGTTGCTGCACCGGGCGGACTGCTGGCTGGCGCCGGCCGGGAGCAGGCCGGTGTCGGGCGACGAGTACCGGGCCCTGGTCGCAGCCGGCGCCCGAGCGTGCGACGCGTGCCTGCCGGATCGACCCGAGACCTGGGACGGGCAGTCGTAGCCGTGCCCGCGGTCAGGCGTCGACGGCCCGCGCGGCGTCCTTCAGTGCCTGCTCCGTCACCGGGTGACAGCCTTCGGCGAGTGCCTGCTGCATGGTGGGGTGCTGCCGGACCGCGGTGGCCGCAGCAGCCGCGGCGGCGCGCAGGGCGAGGTGCCGCTCGCTGATCTCCGCCGGCCAGGTCTGCCGCTCCACGATCTGCTCCGGGTCCGGGTACTCCAGCCGGCGGGCGGCCTCCGTCTCGGAGACGTACACGTCCAGCTCGGCGCGCGCCGCATCCAGGACACACTGGAGGGCGATCAGGTCATCGGGCACAGGCAGAGCATCAGGCATGGCGTGATCGTAGGCGCCGACACTGACAGATCAGCGCAGGCCAACGTCCGCGCCGGCTCACTTCCGCACGGCAGGCAAGGCGTCCAGTGCCGCGCCCCACGGGTACACCTTCGGGTTGCCCTGCCCGGGGGCGTTCGGCACAAAGCCGCCCTCCCCGAGCAGCACCCGCACGCCGGCACCCCTTAGTGTCTCCACGCTCCGGCCGAACTGCGGGTGCGCAGTCAACGCCATGTTCGTGCACGGCATCACCAACAAGGGGAGGCCCTTCCCGATCGCCTCCGCCGCATAGCCGATCACCCACGACGTCGTGATCCCCAACGCCAGGCAGTTCACGCTGTTCAAAGTCGCTGGCGCCAACAGCACGACGTCCGCAGGCGGCAGCACATCTGGCTGCCCCGGACGGCGATACCGTGTCTTCACCGGATGCCCCGTCAGCTCCTCCAGACCCGCCATCTCCTCACCCAGCCACTCCGCGGCGGTCGGAGTCAGCCCCAGCACCACATCCCAGCCCCGCCCCTGAGCCTCACCGATCACCCGGCGGGCATCCAGGACGGGCGGAGCGGCACAGCCCAGCAGGTACAACACACGGTCAGCCATGACGCCCATGCAACAGGGCGGCACGACCGACTCGCAAGGCGACCCAAGGAGAACACCAGGTGACGACACCCACCGAGGGCGACCGCATCGCCCAGACCCGCAAGCTGCGGCACCTCACCCAGCAGGGCCTCGCCAGGGCGTCCGGCGTCAGCGTCAGCCACCTCGCGCAAATCGAGCAAGGCCGCCGACCCGCCAGCCCGACAGTCCTTGCTGCCCTCGCCCGGGCCCTGTCCGTCCCCGTCGCAGACCTCACCGGCCAGCCCTACCTGCAGGAGCTGCGACGCGACCACCTCGACGGCCTCATCCAGCCCCTGCGGGAAGCCCTCGACATCTACGACCTCGGAGCCGACCCCGACGTCGCACCGCGCCCGGTACAGGCCCTGGAAGCGCACGCCGACCGGCTGTGCCGCCTCGTCCGCGCCTCGGACCTGCGCACCGTCTCCGCGGAGTTGCCGGCCGCGATCGTCGAGACGACCACCGCCGCGCACACCGGGGGCGAACGCCGAGTGTGGCAGGCCCTCGCGAGCCTGTATCGCAGCGCCTACGACGTGGCCTCGAAACTCGGCTTCTACGACCTGGCGTCCATCGCCCTCGACCGGACCGGCTGGGCTGCTGAGCGCGCAT
The sequence above is a segment of the Kitasatospora sp. NBC_00240 genome. Coding sequences within it:
- a CDS encoding C1 family peptidase — encoded protein: MNRPFGRHVEHDPRSLRHAHGVLPKSALRSVNWERRAPILDQGEIGSCTGNAATGLLATDSAGRQATTSVTIGAAGAAASRGLFAAGEHTLNEAFAVHLYSLATVLDDIPGSYPPTDTGSSGLGAAKALKTLGLATGYTHAFSIAAVASALQAGPVLLGIPWLQSMFEPAADGRIVVYKTSKVAGGHELEITGWDAGTDRYWLTNSWGDSWGQSGRGYLAAADLAWLLSQQGDVTVPVLSTAPVPVPAPTPADPDAALAAAARQWLSDKHL
- a CDS encoding helix-turn-helix transcriptional regulator, whose amino-acid sequence is MSTLYERFARTDDGPRFLAVARLKREVLRALNVALRESGVSQNELAARLKIRKSGVSQALRGDGNLQVKTVAEYLEALGFELDVRLVRAGEPRRALTEGRDVVPAFPRVPAKAAPSDVRTDIAVIPGSTDLLVNVTTWRDVGDRGTMHFRGTAHSVRRPATFTPMDGSVKIKPIASQS
- a CDS encoding DUF6233 domain-containing protein, encoding MSHPRARVTLPDGQELGVLVLARERAEDGVWWYSLRLVLPGGREVDFRASPPAVQPIPGEDYSTLPGPAATSSAWLLTEMRRAREPVRLLHRADCWLAPAGSRPVSGDEYRALVAAGARACDACLPDRPETWDGQS
- a CDS encoding flavoprotein, which codes for MADRVLYLLGCAAPPVLDARRVIGEAQGRGWDVVLGLTPTAAEWLGEEMAGLEELTGHPVKTRYRRPGQPDVLPPADVVLLAPATLNSVNCLALGITTSWVIGYAAEAIGKGLPLLVMPCTNMALTAHPQFGRSVETLRGAGVRVLLGEGGFVPNAPGQGNPKVYPWGAALDALPAVRK
- a CDS encoding N-acetylmuramoyl-L-alanine amidase, yielding MAWYPGAERMELQPESDAQPAIIPTQLLMHSIAAPWTPQRIFEYWRDSTNLESHFGLGFDGAMGQYVGTQTRADANMYANRRPDGTGAISCESASNLQHTDPWTPEQVEALIRLGVWVHQQHGIPLRICRTWDDPGYGVHRMFPQWSDGGTACPGDLRTAQFHDVVFPGIVARASGAPPQPNVPPVQPTTPTPAPRRRRPRAYLAIGA